Proteins encoded by one window of Ictidomys tridecemlineatus isolate mIctTri1 chromosome 7, mIctTri1.hap1, whole genome shotgun sequence:
- the Chchd7 gene encoding coiled-coil-helix-coiled-coil-helix domain-containing protein 7, whose product MPVVTHRLRDPDINPCLLESDASRRCMDENNYDKERCSSYFLKYKNCRRFWNSIMIQRRQNGVTPSMPTAAERDEILGAMGKMPY is encoded by the exons ATGCCCGTGGTGACGCACCGACTGAGAGATCCTGACATAAATCCTTGTTTGTTG GAATCTGATGCTTCTAGGAGATGTATGGATGAAAATAACTATGATAAGGAAAGATGTTCCAGTTACTTCTTGAAGTACAAAAACTGCCGGAGATTTTGG AATTCCATCATGATCCAAAGAAGACAGAATGGAGTGACACCATCTATGCCCACAGCAGCAGAAAGAGATGAAATCTTGGGAGCAATGGGGAAAATGCCTTATTGA